A DNA window from Pithys albifrons albifrons isolate INPA30051 chromosome 7, PitAlb_v1, whole genome shotgun sequence contains the following coding sequences:
- the HTR5A gene encoding 5-hydroxytryptamine receptor 5A, with translation MERPLNLSCFADTTPVIANRSGSSAGPEGGQAHLSIFSVLVLSLLAMLVVATFLWNGMVLATILRVRSFHRVPHNLVASMAISDVMVAALVMPLSLVHELSGRRWRLGRSLCQVWISFDVLCCTASIWNVTAIALDRYWSITRHLEYTLRTRRRISNIMIALTWVLSAFISLAPLLFGWGETYSEDSEECQVSREPSYTIFSTFGAFYLPLCVVLFVYWKIYKAAKFRIGSRKSNSITPITPETLEVKEAAQQPQMVFTVRHATVTFQTDGDTWREQKEKKAALMVGILIGVFVLCWIPFFITELINPLCSCDIPPIWKSIFLWLGYSNSFFNPLIYTAFNKNYNNAFKNLFFRQ, from the exons ATGGAGCGCCCGCTCAACCTCAGCTGCTTCGCCGATACGACGCCGGTCATTGCCAACAGGAGCGGGTCCTCAGCTGGCCCCGAGGGCGGCCAGGCCCATCTGTCCATCTTCAGCGTGTTGGTCCTctccctgctggccatgctggtgGTGGCCACGTTCCTCTGGAACGGGATGGTGCTGGCCACCATCCTCCGCGTGCGCAGTTTCCACCGGGTGCCCCACAACCTGGTGGCCTCTATGGCCATCTCCGACGTGATGGTGGCAGCCCTCGTCATGCCCCTCAGCTTGGTGCACGAGTTGTCTGGGCGGCGGTGGCGTCTGGGCCGGTCACTCTGCCAGGTGTGGATCTCCTTCGATGTGTTGTGTTGCACTGCCAGCATCTGGAATGTCACAGCCATTGCCCTCGACCGCTACTGGTCCATCACCCGGCACCTGGAGTACACACTCCGCACCCGGCGCCGCATCTCCAACATCATGATTGCCCTCACCTGGGTACTCTCTGCCTTCATCTCTCTCGCCCCACTGCTCTTTGGCTGGGGAGAGACTTACTCAGAGGACAGTGAAGAGTGCCAAGTCAGCCGGGAGCCTTCCTACACAATCTTCTCCACTTTTGGGGCCTTCTACCTGCCACTCTGTGTGGTGCTCTTTGTGTACTGGAAGATCTACAAGGCTGCCAAGTTTCGAATTGGATCTCGGAAGAGTAACTCCATCACCCCCATTACACCAGAAACCCTGGAG GTGAAAGAAGCTGCCCAGCAGCCACAGATGGTCTTCACTGTCCGTCATGCCACTGTTacattccagacggatggagataCATggagagagcagaaggaaaagaaagctgcCCTTATGGTGGGCATCCTTATCGGGGTCTTCGTGCTCTGCTGGATCCCCTTCTTCATCACAGAGCTCATCAACCCACTTTGCTCATGTGACATCCCACCCATTTGGAAGAGCATTTTTCTATGGCTGGGCTAttcaaattccttttttaatcCACTCATCTACACTGCTTTCAACAAAAACTACAACAATGCCTTCAAGAACCTATTCTTTAGACAGTAG